The Psychrobacillus sp. FSL K6-2836 nucleotide sequence GGATGGCTCATGTAACGGGTGGAGGCTTTTATGAAAATTTACCCCGTATGATGCCAGATGGTTTAGCTGTTGAAGTTGAACTTGGTTCATGGAAAGTGCTGCCTATATTTGATTTGTTAAAGGAAAAAGGCGAGCTAGCGGACCGTGATTTATATAATGTCTTTAATATGGGAGTAGGCTTTGTACTTGCACTTTCTGCAGAGGAAGCAGAAAAAGCGATTGCAATTGCCGAAGCTCATGGAGAAAAAGCATATACAATTGGACGTGTTGTGAAAGGTGAAGGTGTTATCTTCAACGGAACACATGACGGGAGTTTAGTGTAATGACTGAAGTGACGAAATTTGCTGTGTTTGCGTCGGGTAGTGGTACGAACTTTCAAGCTATTTATGATGCAATACAGGAGGGGGATCTTGCTGGCGAGACAGTGTTAGTAGTTACCGATAAGCCGGGTGCTTTTGTAGTAAAGCGTGCAGAGGATGCAGGCATCGAAACACTCGTTATTAAGCCAGCCAGTTTTCCCTCAAAAGCAGCTTATGAAGATGCCATTTTAGAAAAGCTTAATGAGCTAAATGTGGAGTGGATTGTCCTAGCTGGATATATGCGGCTAATCGGGGATGTTTTACTAGAAGCATTTCCCACTCGAATTATCAATATCCACCCTTCGTTACTACCCGCATTTCCGGGGAAAGATGCCATTGGACAAGCAATGGAGCACGGAGTGAAGGTAACCGGAGTAACGGTTCACTATGTGGACGCGGGAATGGATACTGGACCAATCATAGCTCAGCAAGCAGTAGAAGTAGTAAAAGGAAACAGAGAACAAACGGAGGAACATATCCATGCGGTAGAGCATGCGTTGTATCCGAAGGCTTTACAACAGTTGTTTAGTAATAATCATTTAGATAAGTAAACATACTGAGGACTCATGAGTAGATTAGGGCAGCACACAACGGTATAGGTAAAGAGTAATCATCTATCGTCAATTAGCTCATTTTCATCCCTACTTAATTGCTTTGACATGTCAGTTACTTGCGTTGTATACAATTTTACTTGCTTAACTCCATAAGTTATTTGCGCTTCAAATTCGGTTACTTGCTCTTAGCTAGGATTTACTTGCGTAATGGGGAATATATCCATTTTTTGTTATGTTGTAGCCTTGAATAGCGAGGGCTGCAGCATACATCAGACTAATATGGATGCGACTAAGTTCGAATCTCAGTACTAATCTCTCAACAGCGATGAACACAACTAGATCTACCAATTTAAGGAGGAATTATGGTGTCAAAACGTGCGTTAATTAGTCTTTCAGATAAATCAGGAATTCTCGAGTTTGCAAAAGAGTTGGAACTACTTGGCTATGAAATTTTATCGACTGGTGGAACAAAAGCATTTTTGGAACAAAATGGCGTGGCTATTACCTCGGTAGACCAAGTAACAAACTTTCCAGAAATTTTGGATGGTCGAGTAAAAACATTAAATCCAATGATACATGGTGGTTTATTGGCAAAGCATGACGACCCTTCACACAAAGCACAGCTAAAAGAACATCAAATAACTCCTATTCAAGTAGTATGTGTAAACCTGTATCCATTCCGTGAAACAATTTCTAAGCAAGATGTAGCATTTGAAGATGCAATAGAAAATATTGATATCGGCGGTCCATCAATGCTTCGTTCTGCTGCAAAAAATCATCAGTACGTAACAGTTGTAACAGATGCTTCTGATTATGATGAAGTGCTTGCTCAGTTAAAAGAGACTGG carries:
- the purN gene encoding phosphoribosylglycinamide formyltransferase, producing MTEVTKFAVFASGSGTNFQAIYDAIQEGDLAGETVLVVTDKPGAFVVKRAEDAGIETLVIKPASFPSKAAYEDAILEKLNELNVEWIVLAGYMRLIGDVLLEAFPTRIINIHPSLLPAFPGKDAIGQAMEHGVKVTGVTVHYVDAGMDTGPIIAQQAVEVVKGNREQTEEHIHAVEHALYPKALQQLFSNNHLDK